In Toxoplasma gondii ME49 chromosome X, whole genome shotgun sequence, a single genomic region encodes these proteins:
- a CDS encoding hypothetical protein (encoded by transcript TGME49_207100), with amino-acid sequence MGEDEGVAAGAAPTDALQERRGEQVQMRQDGSASHAVRESQEETSSEMEKGTTEKVRGPERPATRTKAKGRKTEERIREAQRDEAKDTTRDEGEAGTGQVGEGPSRSVDSPNSRASPRRSRLRSRDPPKPPSPSSLSSPSLHASLSAPSVVDADALEASTDLGCPHVGENETPREGEAEREEAKDETGRVRRGEPPGGYSLRARRSRARELWEKREEGGDMSRRADPAARTERLHEEEQRETETDAANGEDRGGPSRKRRVGERERRPATPARTAAGLAATERRREEVRGSSRRCCSRGRGSGGVALSQGGAWTYAKTEGTESGSRGAGRQTPRGAAAGEKKRRQDTEEKEERKQDKESEARVESRTPRYFPASPATKARSKNAGVTLRVSAEKRKSTRAERDASSSGKREDRPPSALGSGTPVRPSPAAGFQGKPPLHAQRQMHTGNAPCNSTSLSTPSSPASVDTIGGFPRDAFERFDQPFLQVTLTEVSSRNRWKATASYEDKVESLLKEGVARSTCFRREAPSSLTICKQYDWKNHQAMFEDEDRTTYYRKAIFWRGWEQHERRREAQSRGLRATSLLEDNFPGNVEQRDPGGEAGREDESENKDANAASMPRLHASGPREETQEAERGKKCGGEKKVGGEDVQEMTNDGVRRRVATSELAQLEGTSNCRLFREERRLGDARGLSGVETQDEDEESGEEELDDGVVDVKSFRPCSGSLEDDEEGERGVKKKRTYVQGKRVLEIGTGPIALLAVLAVKAGAEYVDALEVSKTSASLATSFVRQFGLNSSASRYRAPSRMSLKAQNSDKTNLESSLDSAPLSTASCRTPLPHSTTPALSARVSSLSVLPTSWSSVCAVPRDSQLPSSLEDSSSTLSSESLHASSLSSASLPSALLRDSSSSPSPAASAAGPSASRATDCMCVDDTPRLCSSHSDVSSFATLASSHSVPDCLLVPSADAISSSSLPSLTHPPLLPSPSSSLPQARCGGPAGCASLPTSAPASSSPNSAQRLAYSDGPLLPGSSSSHPSFSSSTSSASSCLSLSSFPSQKASQTRARKAPPSAFLASPARPGPLVIHSTYSKLFPLPPPHLAPKLCRDVFPACSLSPSTSTLARASPATPAALSTPSSPSTSLSPHAPASFPCYYDMVIHEILGDFASQEGAADVYLDIQRRLGYCPKSIPTAATTCVAPCAFPTRENIPYKATDHPERTIFSPRRRLFQSVSLQFSSLLLCDSLLPMEELRFEEPMERQMLQRRRLEFTVTRRGLFAGFLAAIDVEIRPGRHFGTVFEQQCDSWYTNVVLLGKEIEVRPRDRITLFTIADLKNYQVETVPQSVGKKKQAVQMEVSRPTYTFQGYVERPRQGVVAEFGPIHIDYDEQASCIRIE; translated from the exons ATGGGGGAGGACGAAGGCGTTGCTGCCGGAGCGGCACCAACCGACGCCttgcaagagagaagaggcgaacagGTCCAGATGCGACAGGACGGAAGCGCGTCTCACGCCGTACGCGAGTCCCAGGAGGAGACCAGCAGCGAAATGGAGAAGgggacgacagagaaagtgCGAGGGCCTGAGAGACCTGCGACAAGGACCAAGGCGAAAGGCCGGAAGACTGAGGAACGAATTCGTGAAGCTCAAAGAGACGAGGCGAAGGACACAAcgcgagacgagggagaagcaggcacTGGACAAGTGGGCGAAGGGCCGTCTCGCTCTGTCGACTCACCGAACTCAAGAGCCTCTCCACGGCGTTCTCGGCTTCGTTCGAGAGACCCCCCGAAGCCGCCTTCcccatcttctctctcgtccccttcactgcatgcgtctctctctgccccaTCGGTAGTAGACGCAGACGCGCTCGAGGCGTCGACGGACCTCGGTTGTCCCCATGTCGGCGAGAACGAAACACCGAGGGAAGGTgaagcagagcgagaagaggcgaaagatGAAACCGGTCGAGTGAGGCGCGGGGAGCCACCCGGGGGTTACTCTCTGAGAGCGCGACGGAGTCGAGCGCGCGAGTTgtgggagaagcgagaagagggaggagacatgTCGAGGAGGGCAGACCCTGCAGCGCGCACAGAACGCCTTCACGAAGAGGAGCAACGCGAAACCGAGACAGACGCCGCGAACGGAGAAGACCGGGGCGGCCCATCCCGCAAGCGGCGAgtcggggagagagagaggaggccaGCGACTCCTGCGCGAACAGCTGCAGGCCTGGCGGCGACAGAGCGAAGGAGGGAGGAAGTCCGAGGCAGCAgtcgccgctgctgctcaCGAGGCAGAGGATCGGGTGGGGTCGCCTTAAGCCAGGGTGGAGCGTGGACGTACGCGAAGACCGAGGGAACAGAGTCAGGCAGCCGAGGCGCCGGGCGACAGACTCCCAGGGGAGCggcagcaggagagaagaagagaagacaagacacggaagaaaaggaggagagaaagcaggacaaggagagcgaggcaaGAGTCGAAAGCCGGACACCGCGGTATTTTCCGGCTTCTCCAGCAACAAAGGCGAGGTCGAAGAACGCTGGAGTGACGCTGCgtgtttctgcagagaagaggaaatcAACTCGAGCGGAAAGAGACGCCTCCAGTTCAGGAAAGCGCGAAGACCGGCCTCCCTCTGCCTTGGGCTCTGGAACGCCTGTGCGTCCTTCTCCGGCTGCTGGCTTTCAAGGGAAACccccactgcatgcgcagaggCAGATGCACACAGGAAACGCTCCCTGCAACTCGACGAGCCTCTCcacgccttcctcgccggcCTCTGTGGACACCATTGGCGGTTTTCCGCGAGACGCGTTCGAACGCTTCGACCAACCTTTCCTCCAAGTCACACTGACTGAAGTCTCCAGTCGAAACCGGTGGAAAGCAACTGCGTCCTACGAA GACAAAGTCGAGTCGCTGCTGAAGGAAGGCGTTGCGCGTTCGACTTGCTTCAGGCGCGaggcgccttcctcgcttaCCATCTGCAAGCAGTACGATTGGAAGAACCACCAG GCCATGttcgaggacgaagacagaaCGACGTACTACCGAAAAGCCATTTTCTGGCGGGGCTGGGAGCAGcacgagagacggagagaagcgcagagcCGCGGACTGCGTGCGACGTCTTTGCTCGAGGATAACTTTCCAGGCAACGTCGAACAACGTGATCCAGGAGGTGAAGCAGGACGggaggacgagagcgagaacaaggACGCGAATGCGGCGAGCATGCCTCGTTTGCACGCATCGGgaccgagagaggagacacaggaggcagagagaggcaagaagtgtggaggcgagaagaaagttgGTGGAGAAGACGTCCAAGAGATGACGAACGACGGCGTGCGGCGGAGAGTGGCGACCTCAGAACTGGCACAGCTAGAGGGTACCAGCAATTGTCGTCTGTtccgcgaagagagaagactggGCGACGCGCGAGGACTCTCTGGGGTCGAGACGCAggacgaagatgaagaaagtggagaggaagaactcgACGACGGAGTTGTCGATGTAAAGTCTTTCAGACCGTGCAGCGGCTCTCTCgaagatgacgaagaaggggagaggggcgtcaaaaagaaaagaacatACGTCCAGGGGAAACGCGTCCTCGAAATCGGAACGGGGCCTATCGCCCTGCTCGCTGTCCTCGCTGTCAAGGCCGGTGCCGAGTACGTCGATGCGCTTGAG GTCAGCAAAACGTCGGCCTCTCTCGCGACATCTTTCGTGAGACAATTCGGCTTAAATTCAAGTGCGAGCCGGTACCGAGCCCCATCTCGCATGTCTCTGAAGGCCCAGAACTCGGACAAGACCAATCTGGAGTCCTCTCTCGAttccgctcctctctccaccgcgTCCTGTCGTACCCCGTTGCCTCACTCGACAACGCCTGCGCTTTCTGCGCgagtttcgtctctgtctgttcttccgACATCTTGGTCATCTGTCTGCGCTGTTCCGCGGGACTCAcaacttccttcttctctcgaggactcttcttccacgcTTTCTTCGGAGTCTCTCcacgcgtcttctctctcttctgcctccctgccttctgcccttcttcgagactcttcttcgtcacctTCGCCTGCCGCCTCGGCAGCGGGTCCCTCGGCTTCGAGAGCAACCGACTGCATGTGTGTTGACGATACGCCTCGCCTATGTTCCTCCCACTCagacgtttcttctttcgcgacTCTTGCATCTTCTCACTCGGTGCCTGACTGTCTTCTTGTGCCTTCTGCCGATGCgatctcttcctcctccctcccttctctgaCTCATCCGCCGCTCCTcccgtctccgtcgtcctcgcttcctcaAGCTCGGTGCGGGGGACCTGCTGgctgtgcgtctctccccaCATCGGCTCCTGCGTCCTCATCTCCTAATTCTGCGCAGCGTCTTGCCTACTCAGATGGGCCGCTTCTCCCAGGGAGCTCTTCATCTCacccttctttttcttcctctacttcttcggcttcttcctgtctgtctttgtcttcgtttccgtcTCAAAAAGCTTCTCAGACGCGAGCGCGGAAGGCTCCgccgtctgcgtttctggcGTCGCCGGCGCGGCCTGGCCCTTTGGTGATTCACAGCACATACAGCAagttgtttcctctcccgcctcctcACCTCGCTCCGAAACTCTGCAGAGATGTCTTCCCCGCctgttcgctctctccttcgacctCGACCCTGGCGCGCGCTTCTCCGGCTACGCCAGCTGCTCTTTCTACGCCATCTTCGCCGTCCACGTCGCTCTCGCCACACGCTCCGGCTTCTTTCCCTTGCTACTACGACATGGTCATCCACGAAATTCTTGGAGACTTTGCTTCTCAAGAAGGCGCTGCGGACGTCTACCTCGACATTCAACGCAGACTTGGCTACTGTCCGAAGTCGATTCCGACGGCGGCCACCACGTGCGTCGCGCCCTGCGCCTTCCCCACTCGCGAAAACATCCCGTACAAG GCCACAGATCATCCAGAACGCACAATCTTCTCGCCTAGGAGGCGACTCTTTCAAAGT GTCAGTCTTCagttctcgtctctcctcctttgcGACAGCCTCCTGCCCATGGAGGAACTGCGATTCGAAGAGCCCATGGAGCGCCAGATGCTTCAA cGACGACGGTTGGAGTTCACGGTCACACGGAGAGGCCTGTTTGCAGGTTTCCTCGCCGCCATTGACGTCGAAATTCGTCCG
- a CDS encoding hypothetical protein (encoded by transcript TGME49_207110), whose protein sequence is METNRTETQKRSERRSVEVRNSGDILKSRRSVRRGRKEKKYFFLNPTRADVCDAKEQEGDRARLSQTKKVAEIQQRERRQGVDERTWTSFLERDAPREEGGHNAALLRRTGEKKATPQSSQTPKNCPADGEVQLNVTGDSTEKKTQHEGKKKREDKEKETSQEKTTKQALRRGPERKGVTERERQETKNKTTHAVIASRHVHPKKNESSFFLSSAVGLVFEGVYACSDAKMKEAKKSRLKKREKKTNRQAKKERSTKRKERRTQRKERITKRKERTTKRKDREKT, encoded by the coding sequence atggagacgaaCCGGACGGAGACTCAGAAGCGCAGCGAGAGGCGCAGTGTGGAGGTGAGAAACAGTGGAGACATTCTGAAGAGTCGCAGATCTGTccgtcgaggaagaaaagaaaagaagtaCTTTTTCTTGAATCCGACAAGAGCCGACGTCTGCGATgcgaaagaacaagaaggtgACAGGGCTCGGCTctcgcagacgaagaaggtcgCGGAGATACAGCagagggaaaggagacagggggtCGACGAACGAACTTGGACATCTTTCCTCGAGCGAGATGCACCTCGCGAGGAGGGAGGACACAATGCAGCTCTCCTTCGAaggactggagagaagaaggcgacgcctcAGAGCTCTCAGACACCGAAAAACTGTCCGGCTGACGGAGAAGTTCAGTTGAACGTGACGGGCGAcagcacagagaagaagacgcagcacgaagggaagaagaagagagaggacaaggagaaggaaacgagtcaggagaagacgacgaaacaGGCTCTAAGGAGAGGCCCTGAAAGGAAAGGAgtgacggagagagagagacaggagacaaagaacaagacgacgcatgcagtgatAGCCTCAAGGCACGTCCAcccgaagaaaaacgagagttcctttttcctttcctccgcTGTCGGCCTCGTCTTCGAGGGAGTCTACGCTTGTTCAGACGCAAAGatgaaagaagcgaaaaagagccggctgaagaagagggagaagaagacgaatagacaagcgaagaaggagaggagcacgaagaggaaggagagacgaacgcagaggaaggagagaataacaaagaggaaggagagaacaacgaagaggaaggataGAGAGAAGACATAA